One segment of Thermococcus sp. AM4 DNA contains the following:
- a CDS encoding 2-phosphoglycerate kinase, translating to MIIVVDRETGAKLPFSRGILTRSITLSGVDVGVAYAIASEVQKELIRRGKRFVTTDEIRELTYSTLLERGLKEEAERYLFWRNLRRRKVRLTILLGGATGVGKSTIATELAFRLGIRSIIGTDTIREVLRKVIARELLPDIHVSSFMAGNVVNAPRGVDPLIYGFETQVKHVSVGIKAVLERSRREGLNAIIEGIHVVPGFIELEENEFMYVITVPGRESLLAHFYERARYSTRGAERYVENLERIMRIQDYVVDRAREMGIPVVENVELERAVATIMEDLMKRLKGKA from the coding sequence ATGATAATCGTCGTTGACAGGGAAACCGGGGCGAAGCTGCCATTTTCGAGGGGAATACTGACCAGGTCGATAACGCTCTCGGGAGTGGACGTTGGAGTCGCCTACGCGATAGCCTCCGAGGTTCAGAAGGAGCTGATAAGGCGGGGAAAGCGGTTCGTGACGACCGATGAGATAAGAGAACTGACCTATTCCACCCTCCTCGAGCGGGGACTGAAGGAAGAGGCCGAGAGGTACCTCTTCTGGCGCAACCTGAGGCGGAGGAAGGTGAGGCTCACGATTCTCCTAGGGGGAGCGACCGGTGTTGGGAAGTCCACGATAGCAACGGAGCTGGCCTTCAGGCTGGGTATAAGGAGCATAATCGGAACCGACACGATACGGGAGGTCCTCAGAAAGGTTATAGCGAGGGAGCTCCTGCCCGACATACACGTGTCCTCGTTCATGGCGGGCAACGTGGTGAACGCGCCGAGGGGCGTCGATCCGCTCATCTACGGCTTTGAAACGCAGGTGAAGCACGTATCGGTTGGCATTAAAGCGGTTCTTGAGCGGTCGAGGAGGGAAGGCCTGAACGCCATCATAGAAGGTATCCACGTGGTTCCGGGCTTCATAGAGCTCGAGGAGAACGAGTTCATGTACGTTATCACCGTCCCGGGGAGGGAGAGCTTACTCGCGCATTTCTACGAGAGGGCCAGGTACTCCACGAGGGGGGCCGAGAGGTACGTCGAGAACCTTGAGCGGATCATGCGCATCCAGGATTACGTCGTCGATCGGGCCCGGGAAATGGGAATCCCCGTTGTTGAGAACGTCGAGCTGGAGAGGGCTGTGGCAACGATAATGGAGGATCTGATGAAAAGGCTGAAAGGAAAAGCCTAG